Proteins co-encoded in one Capsicum annuum cultivar UCD-10X-F1 chromosome 9, UCD10Xv1.1, whole genome shotgun sequence genomic window:
- the LOC107878242 gene encoding aspartic proteinase 36, with protein MFKIMNLRKKGCFILLSVLLVHVVGGNVVFNVEHKFGGRGRAVLKELKAHDVRRHGRMLAPADFQLGGNGNPTGSGLYFARISIGTPSKDYHVQVDTGSDLFWLNCAGCNNCSTKTTLGIELTQYNIHASTSGKSITCEQDVCAAMFEGESSECKVGKPCEFEVKYADGTKVAGNFVKDRVNLDQVSGDYKTSPLQGNIAFGCASKQSGDLAGSSKSAVDGIIGFGSLNSSLISQLAASGTVKKKFAHCLDGVKGGGIFAIGQVVEPHVNSVPLLSNKSHYTLPLDHIEVGGQVLNIPTYKSESKSSQAAILDSGTTLAYIPSKVYKALIDKLREKQPELKIHRFEGVHDCFKYSGKIDDGFPAVTFKFKGNLSLTAYPHDYLFETKNEWCFSWQDGGDVMKDDDATYLLGDMLLSNNLFQYDLEKKTIGWTQYDCSSNIKVKDETSGNVYTVGAHNISSASTMTFTFFFSLISFLCYLLLK; from the exons ATGTTCAAGATAATGAATCTGAGGAAAAAAGGGTGTTTTATTCTTTTGTCGGTTTTGTTGGTTCATGTGGTGGGGGGAAATGTGGTGTTCAATGTGGAACACAAATTTGGTGGGCGTGGAAGGGCTGTTTTGAAGGAGCTCAAAGCGCACGACGTCCGTCGTCATGGCAGAATGCTCGCCCCAGCGGACTTCCAATTGGGTGGCAACGGCAATCCCACTGGTTCAGG ATTGTATTTCGCTAGGATTTCAATTGGGACACCTTCCAAGGACTATCACGTTCAGGTCGATACAGGAAGTGACCTTTTTTGGCTAAACTGTGCGGGCTGTAACAATTGTTCTACAAAAACCACTCTAggg ATAGAGCTGACACAATATAACATACACGCGTCAACAAGTGGGAAATCTATTACCTGTGAGCAAGATGTTTGTGCTGCTATGTTCGAAGGAGAATCTTCAGAGTGCAAGGTGGGAAAGCCATGCGAATTTGAGGTAAAATATGCAGATGGCACCAAAGTTGCAGGAAACTTTGTAAAGGATAGGGTTAATTTAGATCAAGTGTCCGGAGACTATAAAACATCACCCCTCCAGGGAAACATAGCATTCGG GTGCGCGTCTAAACAATCTGGAGATCTTGCCGGTTCATCTAAAAGTGCAGTTGACGGGATAATTGGTTTTGGATCATTAAACTCGTCCCTCATCTCACAGTTAGCTGCTTCTGGAACTGTGAAAAAAAAGTTTGCACATTGCCTCGACGGAGTTAAAGGAGGCGGCATATTTGCTATTGGACAAGTAGTTGAGCCACATGTAAACTCAGTCCCATTACTCTCAAACAA GTCACACTACACTTTACCTCTCGACCATATTGAGGTCGGGGGTCAAGTTCTAAACATTCCGACTTACAAATCTGAGTCGAAGTCCAGTCAGGCAGCGATACTTGATAGTGGAACAACCTTAGCATATATTCCAAGCAAGGTCTATAAGGCTCTCATTGACAAG CTTAGGGAAAAGCAACCAGAGTTGAAGATTCATCGGTTTGAAGGTGTTCACGACTGCTTTAAGTACAGCGGAAA GATTGATGACGGTTTCCCAGCTGTAACATTTAAGTTTAAGGGAAATCTTTCTTTGACAGCCTATCCCCATGATTATCTCTTTGAAACC AAAAATGAATGGTGTTTCAGTTGGCAGGACGGAGGGGACGTAATGAAAGATGACGATGCCACTTATTTACTAGGAG ATATGCTTTTATCAAATAATCTTTTTCAGTATGACCTTGAAAAAAAGACCATTGGTTGGACTCAATATGACT GCTCTTCGAACATTAAGGTCAAAGATGAAACCTCTGGAAATGTATATACAGTGGGTGCTCACAATATTTCATCAGCATCTACAATGACTTTTACATTTTTCTTCTCACTTATCTCTTTCCTATGCTATTTATTGTTGAAATGA